A genomic stretch from Algoriphagus halophilus includes:
- a CDS encoding arylsulfatase → MTSAARIASIFLSFFIVHANAFSQNTPPNIILIITDDQGYGDFGFTGNPHISTPTLDQLAQESVEFTNFYVSPVCAPTRSSLMTGRYSLRTGIRDTYNGGAMMATEEHTIAELLKKKNYVTGIFGKWHLGDNYPMRPSDQGFDESVIHLSGGMGQVGDFTTYYQGNRSYFDPVLWHNNQQQSYQGYCSDIFAEEAIKFIEKNKDQPFFTYLSFNAPHTPLQVPDEYYQKYKDLDPSEGFVEDGKPFYPMSESQKEDARKVYAMVENIDDNLNKLFSKLEELEIDDRTIIIFLTDNGPQQQRYVAGLRGLKGNVFQGGVRAPLLIHYPEKYQGSKKIDQLTAHLDILPTIAEVVGIDLPNDRKIDGKSLIPLMNGDAGNFQNRSFFSYWNRKYPERYNNISIQKSGWKLVGKTDYQAPIEEFELYNLTEDPYELTNLISSQTSKGRELKIEMDELYEELIQENHLVNQPLIQIGFEEENPVFLNRNDAAGQRGIWAQEEIYGYWNVLLASGTYDFTFKFVKDVPSQGTMYLETGPIVNQTKLESEGKIEFIEMKDIQLPGMKTQIIPFYQVNGKQIFPFWVEIHKK, encoded by the coding sequence ATGACCTCCGCCGCAAGAATAGCCAGTATTTTTCTTAGTTTTTTCATTGTCCATGCGAATGCATTTTCCCAAAATACTCCACCAAACATCATCCTAATCATCACAGATGATCAAGGTTATGGAGACTTTGGGTTCACTGGAAATCCACATATCTCTACTCCAACCCTCGACCAACTCGCCCAAGAAAGTGTGGAGTTTACAAATTTCTACGTATCTCCGGTTTGTGCCCCTACCCGATCCAGTCTTATGACCGGACGTTATTCCCTGCGTACAGGAATCAGAGACACCTATAATGGGGGTGCCATGATGGCAACTGAGGAACATACCATTGCGGAGTTACTAAAGAAAAAAAACTATGTAACAGGCATTTTTGGCAAGTGGCATTTGGGAGACAACTACCCCATGCGTCCCAGTGATCAGGGATTCGATGAATCTGTGATACACTTATCAGGTGGTATGGGACAGGTGGGTGATTTCACAACCTATTATCAGGGCAACCGAAGCTACTTTGATCCAGTCCTTTGGCATAATAATCAACAACAATCCTATCAAGGTTATTGCTCCGACATCTTTGCCGAAGAGGCGATCAAGTTTATAGAGAAAAATAAAGACCAACCATTTTTCACTTATCTCTCTTTTAATGCACCACATACCCCTTTGCAAGTACCCGATGAGTATTATCAAAAATATAAAGACCTAGACCCCAGTGAAGGATTTGTAGAAGATGGCAAACCATTTTACCCGATGTCTGAATCCCAAAAAGAAGATGCTCGAAAAGTTTATGCCATGGTAGAAAACATCGATGACAATCTGAACAAGCTATTTAGCAAATTGGAAGAGTTGGAAATTGATGACCGAACAATTATCATCTTTTTGACAGATAATGGACCTCAACAACAACGATATGTAGCAGGACTTCGAGGACTCAAAGGGAATGTTTTTCAGGGAGGAGTACGAGCACCTCTCTTGATTCACTATCCTGAAAAATACCAGGGAAGTAAGAAGATAGATCAATTAACTGCTCATTTGGATATCTTACCTACCATCGCAGAAGTAGTTGGAATTGACTTACCCAACGATCGTAAAATCGATGGCAAGAGCTTAATCCCCTTGATGAATGGAGATGCAGGTAATTTTCAAAATCGAAGCTTTTTCTCGTATTGGAACCGTAAATATCCAGAGCGATATAATAACATCTCCATCCAAAAGTCAGGTTGGAAACTGGTTGGAAAAACTGATTATCAAGCTCCCATCGAAGAGTTTGAGTTATACAACTTGACTGAAGATCCATACGAACTCACCAATTTAATTTCCTCTCAAACTTCCAAAGGGAGGGAACTTAAGATTGAAATGGACGAATTGTATGAGGAATTAATTCAGGAAAATCATTTGGTGAATCAACCCCTGATCCAGATTGGTTTTGAGGAAGAGAACCCTGTATTTCTAAACCGGAATGATGCTGCGGGTCAAAGAGGTATCTGGGCACAAGAGGAGATTTATGGATATTGGAACGTGTTATTAGCTTCTGGAACCTATGATTTTACATTCAAATTTGTGAAAGATGTTCCTTCTCAAGGCACCATGTACCTGGAAACAGGCCCTATTGTCAATCAAACAAAATTAGAATCGGAAGGTAAAATAGAATTTATTGAAATGAAGGATATCCAGCTTCCTGGAATGAAAACCCAAATCATCCCTTTTTATCAAGTAAATGGAAAACAAATCTTCCCTTTTTGGGTAGAAATCCATAAAAAATAG
- a CDS encoding DEAD/DEAH box helicase, with product MTFTELGLNKQLISAIEKANYQKPYPIQAEAIPAFLKRQDILGIAPTGSGKTASYILPILQILQNKKEHRSRNIPVLVLVPTRELASQVAQVADNFSRFLERRVKTVSVFGGVSINPQMMKMNGTDILVATPGRLLDLISQNALSLSEVEILVLDEMDKVLNMGFREEVNQILSEIPKKRQNILFSATMDETLEEMISSLLKDPKRITIKPEVLDVDLINQYAYRVSAEKKGPLLRYLIKNGNWTQILVFTSSIRTANNVVQKLVKNGIDAIAFHGDKSQGARIEALARFKSGKTRVLVATDLAGRGIDIQYLPLVINFELPRSPKDYVHRIGRTGRAGATGEAISLITEEDLHHFKIIQKKMKKHVQLRSTDDLDL from the coding sequence ATGACTTTTACCGAACTTGGATTAAACAAGCAGTTGATCTCCGCGATAGAGAAAGCAAATTACCAGAAACCTTACCCAATTCAGGCAGAAGCGATTCCCGCATTTTTGAAGCGTCAGGATATTTTGGGAATTGCCCCTACTGGTTCTGGAAAAACCGCTTCCTACATTTTGCCAATCTTACAAATCCTTCAAAATAAAAAGGAACACAGAAGCAGAAATATTCCTGTTTTGGTACTTGTGCCCACCAGGGAATTGGCCTCCCAAGTAGCGCAAGTTGCGGATAACTTTTCAAGGTTTTTAGAGAGAAGGGTCAAAACTGTATCCGTATTTGGAGGTGTCTCCATCAATCCTCAGATGATGAAGATGAACGGAACAGATATTTTGGTTGCTACTCCTGGAAGGTTATTGGATTTAATATCTCAAAATGCGCTGTCACTTTCAGAAGTAGAAATCTTGGTGCTGGATGAAATGGACAAGGTCTTGAATATGGGATTTCGTGAAGAAGTCAATCAGATCTTGTCGGAAATCCCTAAAAAGAGGCAAAACATCCTATTTTCTGCCACCATGGATGAGACATTGGAAGAAATGATCTCCTCCCTTCTTAAGGATCCAAAGCGCATTACTATCAAACCGGAGGTACTTGATGTGGACCTGATCAATCAATATGCCTACAGAGTCAGCGCTGAAAAGAAAGGTCCTTTATTAAGGTATCTTATCAAAAATGGCAATTGGACCCAAATCCTGGTATTTACCTCTTCCATCCGAACTGCCAATAACGTAGTCCAAAAATTAGTGAAGAATGGCATCGATGCCATTGCATTTCATGGGGACAAAAGTCAAGGTGCCAGAATCGAAGCTTTGGCAAGATTCAAGTCTGGGAAAACTCGGGTTTTGGTTGCTACGGACTTGGCCGGAAGGGGAATTGACATTCAGTATTTGCCTTTGGTGATCAACTTTGAACTCCCACGTTCTCCCAAAGATTATGTACATCGAATAGGAAGAACCGGACGAGCCGGGGCCACAGGTGAAGCCATTTCATTGATCACGGAAGAAGATTTGCACCACTTTAAAATCATCCAGAAAAAGATGAAAAAGCATGTGCAATTAAGAAGCACCGATGACTTAGATCTTTAA
- a CDS encoding APC family permease, with protein MPKSSSPEVQEKLPRNLGLWGVWMLVVNGLIGAGIFGLPSGAARLAGEYSVFVYAFCALLMLPVILCFAELGSYFKGTGGPIKYGKLAFGSFIGFQGGWLYYLARLISFAANTVLLTDSIGYFLPVAAEGYGRLISLAITCGALSLINILGSVESIRSMTLFTIIKFSVLIGLVFGGFILLGPEVLPNFGSPLPDGSNLGAAALLLIYAFVGFEGAVVPAGEAKRPERDMPLGLILGLVIVAVLYMLIQLVTQAAVPDLATSSTPLLDASSSLFGSAGAVILMIGVATSVIANLIGSMFSATRITYALSLEKSLPEWFGTVHEKYLTPANSVLFFGMVAFALAAFGTFTFLAAMTVLSRLFLFMMSCAAIPVLRPRFKDQSPFILKGGILIPILGILACLWLMIQVSWTSVWLTAVLIIIGSILYWLGKRQHKVV; from the coding sequence ATGCCGAAATCATCCAGTCCCGAAGTGCAAGAAAAATTACCAAGAAACTTAGGACTTTGGGGAGTTTGGATGCTGGTAGTCAATGGACTCATTGGGGCTGGAATTTTTGGATTACCCTCGGGAGCAGCCCGATTAGCCGGAGAATACAGTGTATTCGTTTACGCATTTTGTGCACTGTTAATGCTTCCAGTGATCCTATGTTTCGCCGAATTGGGAAGCTATTTCAAGGGAACCGGAGGACCAATCAAATATGGAAAACTGGCTTTTGGTTCGTTTATAGGTTTTCAAGGCGGTTGGCTTTACTATTTGGCAAGATTGATTTCATTTGCCGCCAATACGGTTTTGTTAACTGATAGCATCGGTTACTTTTTACCTGTAGCAGCTGAGGGATATGGAAGACTCATTTCACTTGCAATTACCTGTGGAGCATTAAGCCTGATCAACATCCTGGGATCTGTGGAATCCATCCGTTCTATGACCTTGTTTACAATCATCAAATTCTCTGTTTTGATTGGTTTAGTATTTGGAGGGTTTATTTTACTAGGTCCCGAGGTATTGCCAAATTTTGGCAGTCCCCTTCCTGATGGTTCCAATTTAGGGGCAGCAGCTTTATTATTGATTTATGCCTTTGTTGGATTTGAAGGGGCAGTAGTCCCTGCTGGAGAAGCAAAAAGACCAGAAAGAGACATGCCTTTGGGGCTGATTTTGGGATTAGTTATCGTCGCCGTATTGTATATGTTGATCCAGTTGGTAACGCAGGCGGCTGTTCCTGATTTGGCAACTAGTAGCACCCCACTTTTGGATGCCTCTTCTTCTTTATTCGGGAGTGCAGGTGCGGTAATCTTAATGATCGGTGTTGCAACCTCAGTGATCGCAAATTTAATTGGGTCCATGTTTTCAGCAACGCGGATCACCTACGCATTATCTCTTGAGAAATCTCTTCCCGAATGGTTCGGAACTGTACATGAAAAATACCTGACTCCGGCCAATTCTGTCTTGTTTTTTGGAATGGTTGCCTTTGCTCTGGCTGCTTTTGGAACATTTACATTTCTAGCTGCCATGACGGTCTTGTCCAGACTCTTTTTATTCATGATGAGTTGTGCAGCAATCCCTGTTTTACGTCCTAGATTTAAAGATCAAAGCCCCTTTATTCTTAAGGGTGGAATTCTAATTCCTATTCTTGGAATTTTAGCCTGTCTTTGGTTGATGATTCAAGTGAGCTGGACCTCCGTCTGGCTAACAGCTGTCTTGATTATCATTGGCTCCAT